The following coding sequences are from one Canis lupus baileyi chromosome 19, mCanLup2.hap1, whole genome shotgun sequence window:
- the GDF1 gene encoding embryonic growth/differentiation factor 1 yields the protein MPALRRPPGRRVLFLLLALLLPSPPPARAPAPPGPAAALLQALGLPDVHRGAPKPRPVPPVMWRLFRHRDPQEARVGPRRTPQGTTLRPCHVEELGVAGNIVRHIPDRGAPTRPPEPAWAAGQCPEWTVVFDLSAVEAAERPSRARLELRFAAAETAAGWELSLARAAEGEAGGARPVLLRQAVPTLGTPVRAELLGAAWARNASAPRSLRLALALRPRAPAACARLAEASLLLVTLDPRLCHPLARPRREAEPALGGSPGGACRTRRLYVSFREVGWHRWVIAPRGFLANYCQGQCSLPATLSGPGGTPPLNHAVLRALMHAAAPGAAGLPCCVPARLSPISVLFFDNSDNVVLRHYEDMVVDECGCR from the exons ATGCCCGCGCTGCGCCGCCCTCCTGGCCGCCgcgtcctcttcctcctcctggcccTGCTGCTGCCCTCACCGCCCCcagcccgcgcccccgcgcccccgggccccgccgccgccctgcTGCAGGCTCTCGGGCTGCCCGACGTGCACCGGGGCGCCCCCAAGCCCCGGCCCGTACCCCCCGTCATGTGGCGCCTCTTCCGCCACCGGGACCCCCAGGAGGCCAGGGTGGGCCCGCGGCGGACGCCCCAGGGGACCACCCTGAGACCGTGCCACGTGGAGGAGCTGGGGGTCGCCGGAAACATCGTGCGCCACATCCCGGACCGCG gtgCGCCCACCCGGCCCCCGGAGCCCGCATGGGCCGCGGGACAGTGCCCTGAATGGACCGTCGTCTTCGATCTGTCGGCCGTGGAAGCCGCCGAGCGCCCGAGCCGGGCCCGCCTGGAGCTGCGCTTTGCGGCGGCGGAGACGGCGGCCGGCTGGGAGCTGAGCTTGGCGCGGGCGGCGGAGGGCGAGGCCGGCGGCGCCAGGCCGGTGCTGCTCCGCCAGGCGGTGCCCACCCTGGGAACGCCGGTGCGCGCCGAGCTGCTGGGCGCCGCCTGGGCCCGCAACGCGTCGGCGCCGCGCAGCCTCCGCCTGGCGCTGGCGCTGCGTCCCCGGGCCCCCGCCGCCTGCGCGCGCCTGGCCGAGGCCTCGCTGCTGCTGGTGACCCTTGACCCGCGCCTGTGCCACCCACTGGCCCGGCCGCGGCGCGAAGCCGAGCCCGCCCTGGGCGGCAGCCCCGGGGGCGCGTGTCGCACGAGGCGGCTCTACGTGAGCTTCCGCGAGGTGGGCTGGCACCGCTGGGTCATTGCGCCGCGCGGCTTCCTGGCCAACTACTGCCAGGGCCAGTGCTCGCTGCCCGCCACGCTGTCGGGACCCGGCGGGACGCCCCCGCTCAACCACGCCGTGCTGCGCGCACTCATGCACGCGGCTGCCCCCGGCGCCGCCGGCCTGCCCTGCTGCGTGCCCGCGCGCCTGTCGCCCATCTCAGTGCTCTTCTTTGACAACAGCGACAACGTGGTACTGCGGCACTACGAGGACATGGTGGTGGACGAGTGTGGCTGCCGCTGA